From a region of the Desulfuromonas sp. KJ2020 genome:
- a CDS encoding DUF362 domain-containing protein translates to MAHTITEECINCGACEPVCPVDAISEQGDVRVIDAATCTDCGACVDTCPVDAIEAP, encoded by the coding sequence TTGGCTCACACTATTACTGAAGAGTGTATCAACTGCGGTGCTTGCGAACCCGTCTGCCCCGTTGACGCCATCAGCGAGCAGGGTGACGTTCGCGTCATCGACGCAGCTACCTGCACTGATTGCGGCGCCTGTGTCGACACCTGCCCCGTCGACGCGATCGAGGCTCCCTGA
- a CDS encoding twin-arginine translocase TatA/TatE family subunit: MFGLGTTELVIILVLVLVIFGAGKLPEIGGALGKGIRNFKKATQEPDEIDISPDRKDEDEEPK; this comes from the coding sequence ATGTTCGGATTGGGCACCACGGAGCTCGTCATTATTCTGGTGCTGGTGCTGGTGATCTTTGGTGCCGGCAAGTTGCCCGAAATCGGTGGTGCCCTTGGCAAGGGCATCCGCAACTTCAAGAAAGCCACCCAGGAACCCGATGAAATAGATATCAGCCCTGACCGCAAGGATGAAGACGAGGAGCCGAAGTAG
- a CDS encoding DUF3426 domain-containing protein, translated as MIIQCSECQARFKLADEKVKPEGTKVRCSKCRHIFTVYPPEPEEVSIPAEIEEAGESFTAPTPEPEQPAGPKLDIDFSAFEASDEEDAVKGLFENETEEMGEDTSASSFDEFSFGEEAAEEKEEPPFSFGDTEETSLETSDQDSPAEPSAESSEQDDDFFGGLTEETALASDDSAKDFDFGSETTEDDFGFTDESPSDTEDFFATETDETPGEIASPFEDSFGEARDDDFSWEETSPESGAGDFEFEESASSPALDQPFEDEDLVDQSAGEASFLFGEPEAEEETSAAAAIPSPKEVSEESTAKGSKKSTKARKKPGRKPRKSPLRGLILFILVLLLGLSAAGGYLFYKQGNLDIGAIITQLTGQAPPAQPAGQIQITDLSSTFVNNREAGELFVIQGQAVNQFKEVRSAIAVKGVLYNPNGKALLQQTVFCGNRLTATELQEWPFAKIEEAMNNQFGDSLSNLNVAPGARIPFTIVFKNLPRDLSEFTVEMADSKPGSKQ; from the coding sequence ATGATCATCCAATGCTCCGAGTGCCAGGCCCGGTTTAAACTCGCGGACGAAAAAGTCAAACCCGAAGGCACGAAAGTCCGTTGTTCGAAATGCCGTCATATTTTCACCGTTTATCCTCCCGAGCCCGAGGAGGTCTCCATACCCGCTGAGATCGAAGAGGCGGGAGAATCCTTTACGGCACCAACCCCCGAACCGGAACAGCCGGCCGGCCCCAAGCTTGACATCGACTTCAGCGCCTTTGAAGCCAGCGACGAAGAGGATGCGGTCAAGGGCCTGTTTGAAAATGAGACAGAAGAAATGGGTGAAGACACGTCCGCCTCTTCCTTCGATGAATTCTCTTTCGGCGAGGAGGCCGCGGAAGAAAAAGAGGAGCCGCCTTTTTCCTTCGGTGATACGGAAGAGACCTCCTTAGAGACCAGCGACCAGGACAGCCCTGCTGAGCCTTCGGCCGAGAGCAGCGAGCAGGACGACGATTTCTTTGGCGGCCTGACGGAGGAAACCGCGCTGGCCAGTGACGATTCGGCGAAAGACTTCGATTTTGGCAGCGAGACGACTGAGGACGATTTCGGCTTTACGGACGAGTCGCCGTCGGATACGGAAGATTTCTTTGCCACCGAGACGGACGAAACACCTGGAGAGATCGCCTCACCTTTCGAAGACAGCTTTGGCGAAGCCCGCGACGATGATTTCTCCTGGGAAGAAACATCTCCTGAAAGCGGCGCCGGCGATTTTGAATTTGAAGAATCCGCCAGCTCCCCCGCACTGGACCAGCCCTTTGAGGATGAAGACCTGGTGGACCAGAGTGCAGGCGAAGCGAGCTTTCTATTTGGCGAACCGGAGGCGGAAGAAGAAACTTCGGCGGCCGCCGCGATTCCATCGCCGAAGGAAGTCTCCGAAGAGTCCACCGCCAAAGGCTCCAAAAAATCGACCAAGGCCAGAAAAAAGCCGGGGAGAAAACCCCGCAAGAGCCCATTGCGCGGTCTCATCCTTTTTATCCTTGTCCTACTTCTCGGCCTGAGCGCCGCTGGCGGGTACCTCTTTTACAAGCAGGGAAATCTCGACATCGGCGCTATCATTACCCAGTTGACGGGCCAGGCGCCTCCGGCGCAACCAGCCGGGCAAATCCAGATCACGGATCTGTCCAGTACCTTTGTCAACAACCGCGAGGCGGGTGAACTCTTTGTCATTCAGGGCCAGGCTGTCAATCAGTTCAAGGAGGTCCGTTCGGCCATTGCCGTCAAGGGCGTTCTCTACAACCCGAACGGCAAAGCCCTGCTGCAACAGACGGTCTTCTGCGGCAACCGCCTCACGGCAACGGAACTGCAGGAATGGCCTTTTGCCAAAATTGAAGAAGCCATGAACAATCAGTTCGGCGACTCCCTCTCCAATCTCAACGTCGCGCCCGGCGCCCGCATTCCCTTCACCATCGTCTTCAAGAACCTGCCGCGCGACCTGAGCGAGTTCACGGTCGAAATGGCCGATTCCAAGCCTGGCTCCAAGCAGTAA
- the hpt gene encoding hypoxanthine phosphoribosyltransferase gives MEKPTLTVLYSKDYITEQVKRLGEEISRDYAQEEVLLVGVLKGSFLFFADLVREITSQVVVDFVRLASYGSDTQSSGIVEMRKDLEEPIKGRNVIIVEDIVDSGFTLQSLYNRLLLRDPKSLKICTLIDKKARREVDIDADYTGITMEDGFIVGYGLDFDEKYRNLPDIYLVEGV, from the coding sequence ATGGAAAAACCCACCCTGACAGTGCTCTATTCGAAGGATTATATCACCGAACAGGTCAAACGCCTGGGCGAAGAGATCAGCCGTGACTATGCCCAGGAAGAGGTTCTACTGGTCGGCGTCCTCAAGGGATCCTTCCTCTTCTTCGCCGATCTGGTCAGAGAAATCACCTCTCAGGTCGTGGTCGATTTCGTGCGCCTGGCAAGCTACGGGTCCGACACCCAGTCTTCCGGTATCGTCGAAATGCGCAAAGACCTGGAAGAGCCCATAAAAGGGCGCAATGTCATTATCGTCGAGGACATTGTCGACAGCGGCTTCACTCTGCAGTCGCTGTACAATCGCCTGCTTCTGCGCGACCCCAAGTCCCTCAAGATATGTACGCTCATCGACAAAAAAGCGCGCCGCGAGGTGGATATCGACGCAGATTACACCGGCATCACCATGGAAGATGGCTTCATTGTCGGCTATGGCCTTGATTTCGATGAAAAATACCGCAATCTCCCAGATATCTATCTGGTAGAAGGCGTCTGA
- a CDS encoding DUF1573 domain-containing protein — protein sequence MQIKRVWAGLLLVGLFSGLALAQEPRLWAESTDFRFGEIYQGQQLEHAFRLENTGNEPLLIEKIRSSCGCTAALLSDYQIEPGQSAQLRVTFDSTRFRGPVVKTVYVYTNDPLHRVAQFYLRGQVTPELVLEPAKADLGSLEPGAVGEVAIVIGNVGPQNIAIQEVQTDLQDVQATLSSKLLQAGGSVTLHITATAGEEGAVKRKGYVVMSTDSPYSPVVKVPVSFSVTGVAQP from the coding sequence ATGCAGATAAAGAGGGTGTGGGCCGGACTTCTGCTGGTGGGTCTTTTTTCCGGCTTGGCTTTGGCGCAAGAGCCGCGCCTGTGGGCGGAATCAACCGATTTTCGCTTTGGCGAGATTTACCAGGGGCAGCAGTTGGAACATGCTTTTCGCCTCGAAAATACCGGCAATGAGCCGCTCCTCATTGAAAAGATCCGTAGCTCCTGCGGCTGCACGGCGGCCCTGCTGTCGGATTACCAGATTGAACCCGGGCAGTCAGCGCAGCTGCGGGTGACCTTTGATTCGACCCGCTTCCGGGGCCCGGTCGTCAAAACCGTCTACGTTTACACCAATGACCCGCTTCACCGGGTCGCCCAATTCTATCTGCGTGGCCAGGTGACGCCCGAGCTCGTGTTGGAGCCCGCCAAGGCTGATCTGGGGTCACTTGAGCCTGGCGCCGTCGGCGAGGTGGCTATCGTGATCGGTAATGTCGGTCCACAGAACATCGCGATCCAGGAGGTTCAGACCGACCTGCAGGATGTTCAGGCCACTCTCTCCAGCAAATTGCTGCAGGCGGGTGGATCCGTGACGCTCCATATTACCGCCACGGCGGGGGAGGAGGGGGCTGTCAAACGCAAGGGATATGTCGTTATGTCCACCGACAGCCCCTACTCGCCCGTGGTGAAGGTTCCCGTCAGTTTTTCCGTTACAGGTGTGGCGCAGCCATGA
- a CDS encoding ubiquinol-cytochrome c reductase iron-sulfur subunit — MENQPVSSSQRRFFLSVVLAAIGAALAFLAGWPLLRFLTPLQQDGDDGRVAIDRKRLEVGGVLFFSYRGGTAVVLQMAPGEFTAFSAICTHLGCVVQWKSQPQEFVCPCHGGRFSPAGAVLGGPPPKPLVPLPVTLSGEQLLIG; from the coding sequence ATGGAAAACCAGCCCGTTTCTTCCTCTCAGCGAAGATTCTTTCTCTCCGTGGTATTGGCTGCTATCGGTGCCGCCCTGGCGTTTCTAGCCGGTTGGCCTTTGCTGCGCTTTCTCACGCCTCTACAGCAGGACGGGGACGATGGACGTGTCGCCATTGACCGGAAGCGCCTCGAAGTCGGCGGTGTCCTGTTTTTCAGCTATCGTGGCGGCACCGCGGTGGTCCTGCAGATGGCGCCTGGCGAATTCACCGCTTTTTCCGCCATCTGCACCCATCTCGGTTGCGTCGTGCAGTGGAAGTCCCAACCGCAGGAATTCGTCTGCCCCTGTCATGGTGGCCGTTTTTCTCCAGCGGGTGCCGTTCTCGGTGGTCCCCCGCCAAAGCCTCTAGTACCCCTACCTGTGACCCTCTCGGGGGAACAGCTTCTCATTGGATAG
- a CDS encoding cytochrome bc complex cytochrome b subunit codes for MRLLAGMVEFLDARLGIRELIRANLTGYLVPRQINVWYALGSVLLTLFAVQVVSGMLLLIYYVPHAAMAYDSVHRIMNEVPFGWLFRYLHVVGSNVIVIVLLLHMLSVLFMGSYKKPRELNWLSGFILLNLTFGLCLTGYLLPWSQLSFWATTVATDVAGAVPFVGEALVSMLRGGAMVSEATLGRFFVLHVIALPLFLALLVGFHLFCVRRVGISTPPFASGSQGAPADNPSSPAAAGDIPFFPNVITKDLAVNAFVFAVFMALTFFVPHLFIPPAAFSPADPFVTPPGIKPEWYFLWAYQTMKIFPNEFLGLAAQGAAMTFMALLPFIDRGPERRPAKRPLFVTCFVLGLLLFVAISLWGHHS; via the coding sequence ATGCGTCTCCTTGCGGGGATGGTCGAATTTCTGGATGCCCGGCTGGGTATCCGCGAGCTCATCCGAGCCAACCTGACTGGCTACCTGGTGCCGCGGCAAATCAATGTCTGGTACGCGCTGGGGTCTGTTCTGCTGACGCTCTTTGCCGTCCAGGTCGTCAGCGGTATGCTGCTGCTGATTTATTACGTGCCGCATGCCGCCATGGCCTATGACAGTGTCCACCGGATTATGAACGAGGTGCCCTTCGGCTGGCTGTTCCGCTATTTGCACGTCGTCGGCTCCAATGTGATCGTCATCGTTCTGCTGCTCCACATGCTCTCCGTTCTCTTCATGGGGAGTTACAAGAAACCGCGAGAACTCAACTGGCTCTCTGGATTCATCCTTCTCAACCTGACCTTCGGCCTGTGTCTGACCGGCTATCTGCTGCCCTGGAGCCAGTTGTCCTTCTGGGCGACCACGGTCGCCACCGATGTGGCAGGAGCCGTGCCCTTTGTAGGGGAGGCGCTGGTGAGCATGCTGCGGGGCGGCGCTATGGTTTCAGAGGCCACGCTGGGGCGATTCTTTGTCCTGCATGTCATCGCCCTGCCTCTGTTCCTGGCTCTTTTGGTCGGGTTTCATCTCTTTTGTGTGCGGCGGGTCGGTATTTCGACCCCTCCCTTCGCATCGGGCAGCCAGGGAGCACCGGCTGACAACCCTTCATCACCCGCTGCTGCAGGCGATATTCCCTTTTTCCCCAATGTCATCACCAAGGACCTGGCCGTCAACGCTTTTGTCTTCGCCGTCTTTATGGCCCTGACCTTTTTTGTCCCCCACCTGTTTATCCCGCCGGCTGCCTTTAGCCCCGCCGATCCCTTTGTGACGCCACCCGGCATCAAGCCCGAGTGGTATTTTTTGTGGGCCTATCAGACCATGAAAATTTTCCCGAACGAATTCCTGGGGCTTGCCGCCCAAGGGGCCGCCATGACCTTTATGGCGCTCCTGCCTTTCATCGACCGCGGGCCAGAACGCCGCCCCGCTAAGAGGCCGCTCTTTGTCACCTGTTTTGTCCTCGGTCTGCTCCTGTTTGTCGCCATTTCCCTGTGGGGGCACCACTCATGA
- a CDS encoding NapC/NirT family cytochrome c gives MRIAVCLLMSLVTFLLVSISAAAVTKPAQATVCLQCHGGQDGRLGQPVPQWRQSIHAEQGISCHHCHGGDPTDAPMAMSPERGFVGVPTPSQVADFCGRCHIGVLEDYLASAHGKAPKGAGPQCVTCHAAHPIKKASTDLINSQTCGQCHGYERADEIRRALAATDHEIAELEKELNLLQGQGVATDTLQKSLFSLRNEYHRLFHSVDLLKIKAETGKFRESLREMRQQVDTILDELAGRKVYGAIVVGFFVLAGFVLLLIRKTYEEEE, from the coding sequence ATGAGAATAGCTGTCTGTCTATTGATGAGTTTAGTGACCTTCCTGTTGGTGTCGATATCAGCCGCGGCCGTAACGAAACCAGCTCAAGCGACTGTCTGCTTGCAGTGTCACGGCGGTCAGGACGGTCGGCTCGGCCAACCTGTACCCCAGTGGCGCCAGAGTATCCACGCCGAGCAGGGCATCTCCTGTCACCATTGTCACGGCGGCGACCCCACGGATGCCCCAATGGCGATGAGTCCCGAAAGGGGATTTGTCGGGGTGCCGACCCCTTCACAGGTGGCCGACTTCTGTGGCCGCTGCCATATCGGCGTACTCGAAGACTATCTCGCCAGCGCGCATGGCAAGGCCCCCAAAGGAGCAGGTCCCCAGTGTGTGACCTGCCATGCTGCCCACCCCATCAAAAAGGCCAGCACAGATTTGATCAATTCCCAAACCTGCGGGCAATGCCACGGGTATGAGCGCGCAGACGAAATTCGCCGCGCCCTGGCCGCTACCGATCATGAAATCGCCGAGTTGGAAAAAGAGTTGAATCTGCTGCAGGGCCAGGGAGTAGCCACTGACACCCTGCAGAAGTCACTGTTCTCGCTGCGTAACGAATACCACCGACTCTTTCACAGCGTCGATTTGCTGAAAATAAAAGCCGAAACGGGAAAATTCAGGGAATCCCTGCGCGAGATGCGGCAGCAAGTCGATACCATTCTCGACGAACTGGCGGGCCGCAAGGTCTACGGTGCCATTGTCGTCGGTTTTTTTGTGCTGGCCGGTTTCGTGCTGCTGCTTATTCGCAAGACCTACGAAGAGGAAGAATAA
- a CDS encoding ParA family protein — protein sequence MREKKNQPSVPPNEKKRSRPEWQVCYTPLTYTDLSLEDAGKNYVTLIPILFPQAAIGALKKQLGKESVFKTVIPKNPAFWDAEKDQNTIIRQAPNSTGAKNFRALVEEFLAVVDMEEKARG from the coding sequence TTGAGGGAAAAGAAAAATCAACCCTCTGTCCCTCCAAACGAAAAAAAACGAAGCAGACCAGAGTGGCAGGTGTGTTATACACCATTGACATACACGGACCTATCACTGGAAGATGCTGGAAAAAACTATGTCACATTGATCCCAATACTTTTTCCTCAGGCGGCCATTGGCGCCCTTAAAAAGCAGCTTGGGAAAGAAAGTGTCTTCAAAACCGTTATCCCTAAAAACCCGGCCTTTTGGGATGCGGAAAAAGACCAGAACACCATTATAAGGCAGGCCCCGAATTCAACAGGAGCGAAGAACTTTCGCGCTCTTGTTGAAGAGTTTTTGGCGGTAGTTGATATGGAGGAAAAGGCCCGTGGCTGA
- a CDS encoding type I restriction endonuclease subunit R: protein MVFNEDSRVKIPCILHLARLGYAYISLKNATWDEETNIFPDLFRSAIARINPDLNIDDVNRLLADVKLSLENEDLGEAFYEMLTERSGVRLIDFVDFSNNRFHVVTELPCKNGDDEFRPDITLLINGMPLVFIEVKKPNNREGVLAERTRIITRCRNHRFRRFINITQLMVFSNNMEYDDGSPQPVEGAFYASPSYDTPLFNYFREEENLNLTDLLAEEDEAVENEVLRDNNLTAIKHSPEFISNKSPDTPTNRICTSLFSRDRLAFLLKYALVYVNEDDGLHKHVMRYPQLFATKAIEGKLDAGIRKGIIWHTQGSGKTALAYYNTRFLTDYFQQRKIIPKFYFIVDRIDLLIQAQREFSARGLTVHTIDTREAFTRDIKATKAIHNDSGRPEITVVNIQKFQDDPDVVRTVDYDVSIQRVYFLDEVHRSYNPKGSFLANLSQSDENAIKIGLTGTPLLGDDYNSRVLFGDYFHKYYYNASIADGYTLRLIRDEIATNYKLSLKEALNAVHLQQGDIKRDILYAHPRFVEPMLDYIIHDFEKSRGVLNDGSIGGMVICDSAEQAKKMFEIFQAKRHAETARYDGVYGSDDLPLAAQKPATALDARRQANKVKNAALILHDIGSKQDRKDWVEDFKSGKIDLLFVFNMLLTGFDARRLKKLYLGRVIRKHNLLQALTRVNRPYKDFRYGYVVDFADISKEFEETNQRYLKELNEELGDEQEHYSHLFKSAEEIQGEIEQIKDILFSFDIENAEEFSRQISQIEDRSTVLALKKALADARSLYNLIRLQGEYSFLDQLDFQKLNQLYRETNNHLDLLNLKEDLESDTDTTGLLNLAFEDVLFMFTKVREEELVLADTLKNTLRQTREALADNFDKQDPRFISLKEELERLFKKKKLNEVSQEEMTANIGSVTAIRDQVKELNRLNNQLRAKYQGDAKYTRIHKRLRERGVLSETERSLFAALSGVKQKADDQVLRNTQLLANESYFERMMMPLVISEFKALGKIKLNPKAFQDINQLVVTEYMNEFISGTRTGAHTW, encoded by the coding sequence ATGGTATTCAACGAAGATTCAAGGGTCAAGATACCCTGCATCCTTCACCTAGCCAGGCTTGGTTATGCTTACATTTCCCTCAAAAATGCCACCTGGGATGAAGAAACCAACATCTTTCCCGACCTGTTTCGATCTGCAATCGCTCGGATAAACCCAGATTTAAACATTGATGATGTCAATCGCTTGCTGGCCGACGTCAAGCTCTCGCTTGAAAACGAGGACCTCGGTGAAGCTTTCTACGAAATGCTCACGGAACGATCCGGTGTTAGGCTGATTGACTTCGTCGATTTTTCAAATAACCGTTTTCACGTCGTTACCGAACTGCCCTGCAAAAACGGTGACGACGAGTTCCGGCCCGATATCACCCTGCTCATCAACGGCATGCCGCTGGTCTTCATCGAGGTCAAAAAACCTAATAATCGAGAAGGCGTGTTGGCCGAGCGTACCCGTATCATCACTCGATGCCGCAACCATCGCTTCCGTCGCTTCATCAATATCACCCAATTGATGGTCTTCTCCAATAACATGGAGTACGATGACGGCTCACCCCAGCCCGTTGAAGGGGCTTTTTACGCCAGTCCCTCGTATGATACCCCCCTCTTCAATTATTTTCGCGAAGAGGAAAACCTGAATCTCACCGATTTACTCGCCGAAGAAGACGAAGCGGTGGAAAATGAGGTTCTCAGGGACAACAATCTGACCGCGATCAAACACAGCCCAGAATTCATCAGTAATAAGTCTCCCGATACACCGACCAATCGCATCTGCACCTCCCTGTTTAGCCGAGACCGCCTGGCGTTTCTGTTAAAATATGCCCTGGTCTACGTGAACGAAGACGACGGCCTGCACAAGCACGTCATGCGTTACCCGCAACTCTTTGCCACCAAGGCGATCGAGGGCAAGCTTGATGCCGGGATACGGAAAGGGATCATCTGGCATACTCAGGGCAGTGGCAAGACCGCGCTGGCCTACTACAACACCCGCTTTCTGACCGACTATTTTCAGCAGCGCAAAATCATTCCCAAGTTTTACTTCATCGTTGACCGGATCGACCTGCTCATCCAGGCCCAGCGGGAGTTTTCAGCACGGGGGCTTACGGTACACACTATCGATACCCGTGAGGCCTTCACCCGCGATATCAAGGCGACAAAGGCGATTCACAACGACTCCGGCAGGCCGGAGATTACCGTGGTCAACATCCAGAAATTCCAGGATGACCCAGACGTAGTGCGTACCGTGGATTACGACGTCAGCATCCAGCGCGTGTATTTTCTCGACGAGGTCCACCGCAGTTACAATCCTAAGGGCAGCTTTCTTGCTAACCTGAGCCAGTCTGACGAGAACGCCATCAAAATTGGACTCACTGGCACACCATTGCTGGGAGATGATTACAACTCCCGCGTTCTGTTTGGTGATTATTTTCATAAGTACTACTACAACGCCTCCATTGCCGACGGCTACACCCTGCGGCTTATCCGGGACGAGATCGCTACCAACTACAAGCTCTCTTTGAAAGAGGCACTGAACGCAGTGCATCTCCAACAAGGGGATATCAAGAGAGACATCCTTTACGCCCATCCACGTTTTGTTGAGCCGATGCTCGATTACATTATTCATGATTTCGAGAAGAGCCGAGGTGTACTGAACGACGGTAGTATCGGCGGCATGGTGATCTGTGACAGCGCCGAGCAGGCGAAGAAGATGTTTGAAATTTTTCAGGCAAAACGCCATGCAGAAACAGCTAGGTACGACGGCGTTTACGGAAGTGACGATCTACCCTTGGCGGCACAAAAGCCTGCGACCGCATTGGATGCTCGAAGGCAGGCCAACAAGGTAAAAAACGCCGCCCTGATTCTGCACGACATCGGTAGCAAACAGGATAGAAAAGACTGGGTGGAAGACTTCAAGTCAGGCAAAATCGACCTGCTGTTTGTCTTTAATATGCTGCTTACCGGCTTTGATGCCCGCAGGCTGAAAAAACTTTATTTGGGGCGGGTCATCCGTAAACACAACCTGCTTCAGGCCCTGACTCGGGTCAACCGTCCCTACAAGGATTTCCGCTACGGCTACGTGGTCGATTTCGCCGACATCAGCAAAGAATTCGAGGAAACGAACCAGCGTTATTTGAAGGAACTCAATGAAGAACTGGGCGATGAACAGGAACACTACTCCCATCTGTTCAAATCCGCCGAGGAGATCCAGGGCGAAATTGAGCAGATTAAGGATATTCTGTTTAGCTTCGATATTGAAAACGCCGAGGAATTCTCCCGGCAGATCAGCCAAATTGAGGACCGCTCTACCGTGCTCGCCCTCAAAAAAGCCCTGGCTGATGCCCGCAGCCTCTATAATCTGATCCGCCTGCAAGGGGAATACAGCTTTCTTGATCAACTCGATTTTCAAAAACTCAACCAACTCTACCGGGAGACCAATAACCACCTCGACCTGCTAAACCTTAAAGAGGATCTTGAATCGGATACCGACACTACCGGTTTGCTCAATCTCGCCTTTGAAGACGTGCTCTTCATGTTCACGAAGGTGCGCGAAGAAGAGCTGGTACTCGCTGACACGCTGAAAAATACCCTGCGCCAGACCCGAGAGGCTCTAGCCGATAACTTCGACAAGCAGGATCCCCGATTCATCTCACTTAAAGAAGAGCTGGAACGGCTCTTCAAGAAGAAAAAACTGAATGAAGTCAGCCAAGAGGAAATGACGGCTAACATCGGGTCGGTGACTGCGATTCGCGACCAGGTCAAGGAATTGAACCGCCTGAACAACCAGCTTCGCGCCAAATACCAGGGCGACGCCAAATACACCCGCATTCACAAGCGACTACGGGAGCGTGGGGTGTTGTCTGAGACCGAGCGCAGTCTTTTTGCCGCACTGTCCGGGGTTAAGCAGAAAGCTGATGACCAGGTTCTGCGGAACACCCAGCTGTTGGCCAATGAAAGCTATTTCGAGCGAATGATGATGCCGCTGGTGATCAGCGAATTCAAGGCACTTGGAAAAATTAAACTCAACCCGAAAGCTTTCCAGGATATCAATCAATTGGTAGTCACCGAATACATGAACGAATTTATTTCAGGTACACGGACAGGAGCACACACTTGGTAA